CTCCGCCAAAACTGTGACCGATCAGGAACGCGGGCAGATCGAACCGCGAATCAAAATATTCGACAGCGGCCCGCAGGTCGGCGAGGTTGGTTTCGAAGTTGGTCTCCGCAAAGTCCCCTCGGCTGTCGCCGATCCCGGTCATATCAAACCGCAGCACGACGATCCCACGCTGCGCCAACAAACGGCTCAACCGGACGATCGTCTTCAGATCCTTGCCGCAAGTGAAGCAGTGCGAAAAGGTAGCCCGTGCGATCGGCGGGATGCTGGGCATCTCGATGATACCCGCCAACGTAAACCCATTGCCGCCAGGAAACTCGACGCGTTCGTTGCGCCGCGGCGCGAGAGCCCCCTCAGCTTCAGATCCGGCCATTACTTTCGCCTACGGTGATCCGACCGCCACGAAACGCTTCGGCCATCGCTTGCGGCACCTCCGCCTCCGACAGCACCAAACGGGCTCGGTTTTCAGCGACCTTGGCCTTGTTCTCCTGCTCGACAGCAACCGCTTCGGCGCGGCGTCGTTCGGCGTTCGCGCGAGCCACACGCGTGTCGGCTTCGGCTTGATCGGCTTGCAAGCGAGCGCCAATGTTCTCGCCGACGTCGATGTCGGCGATATCGATCGAAACGATTTCGAACGCGGTGTGCGCGTCGAGTCCGCGGCTAAGTACAGCCCGTGTGATCAGATCGGGATTCTCCAAAACCATCGAGTGCGACTTGGACGATCCCAACGAACTGATGATGCTCTCGCCCACACGCGCGATGATCGTCTCTTCGGTCGCACCGCCGATCAACTGTTCCAGATTAGTTCGCACGGTGACGCGCGCCCGAACTCGCAATTCGACACCGTCCATCGAGATCGCGCTAAGTGTCGTCTTGCCGCTGCGCTTGGGATCGGGACAGTCGATGACCTTCGGATAGACGCTGGTACGAACCGCATCCAAGACATCGCGGCCGGCCAGATCGATCGCCGCGGCTTGATCGAAGACCAACGGAATGTTCGCTCGGTGAGCGGCGATGATCGCGTTGATGATGTTCATCACGTTGCCGCCGGCGAGATAATGAGCTTCCAAACGGCGGGTGCTGATGCCGCTGCGAGGGCTGATATCCAGCCCTGCCTGAGCCGCCATCACCTTGGCGGTAACAATTGTCGATGCATGGACCTTGCAGAAATGCATCCGCAGCAACGAAGTGATGCTGACATCGGCACCGCTCATCCACGCCTGGAACCACAACTTGCCATACCGCAGCCCGAAGAAGGCGGCGATCAAGCCAAAGAACAGACAGAAAACAACGAAGCCCAGGAACAATGCCGCTTCGGTTGTGATGCCTAGCAGGTCGAAATGTGAAAACACGGTTAAACACCTTGGTTTTATAGCGTATTGCCTTTGCCTAAAGTCGCAATCAACAACATCATATAGGTATGGCGGGTCGACGCAACCGTTTCCATCCGCACCGGACCGTCACGCAAGCAGCGGAAACCGAAGCAACACGAATCGATTTGAAGGCATTCGGTTTCCTCTGCTCCCTATTCACGGAGCAAGGTCAATGATACGCCCCCCCTATGTGCCAGGCGACTGGGTTGTCTACCGAAAAAGCAAGACAGGCCCTCAACCGGGCCCGCGAGCCACACAGGTACACCCATCCCCCAAAGGGGAATATTATTCGTATGTGGTGGAGAAATACTGGATCGTCGACCAGATTTTGTCCGACGGCCGGTTGCTGCTGAAGACCCGCCGGGGCAAGAAACACATTATCGATTCGGCCGATCCCGGGCTGCGGCACGCCGGTTTCTTGCGGCGATGGATGCACCGCGATCGATACACGATCATCGAACAACGGGGCCGCGAGGTTAATTCGCCTCCAGCCGTCTCCAACCCTACCTGAACCAACTTTCTCCCGGCGGCGACTTACCTCGCCATGCCTCCCGATTTAAGATGAACCCCAATTGTCTCCCCACCGACATTGGGATCCTTCACACACATGCCTCCCCGCGCCGTCGTTCTCTCCATCGATGGGCTCGCCCCAGCTAGCTTGCAACCCTACGGCTGCTCCTGGCAACCCACGCCCAATTTCAATCGACTGGCAGCCACATCGCTGGTCTTCGAGCGCTGCTACGCCGATTCGCTCGACCCGATCGCTTCGCTTTGCTCGATGCTTTCGGGAACCCACTCCGCCGCGGGTGCCTCGTCGACAGCTCCGTTCGATTCCACCGGATCGACGCTGATCACCGACTCTCCCGCCGTAGGCGACCTGCCGTTGGCAAAGTCGTTCGAAAACCAAATCGTCGTCCCATTCGAGGTCCCCGCCGCTGCGTGCGAAGAAGTCGAAGAGACGTCGCTGGCAAATCTGTTTGCCGCCGGGATCGATGCGATCAGCGACAGCACTCAAAAGCTCTGCTGGTTGCACGCGTCGAGCCTGCCACGCTGTTGGGATGCTCCCCGTTCGCTGTGCCACGCCGACGATGAACTGCAACTGCCGACCGAGGCCTCGCCACCGCAGTCGTTCGATCCGGCCGCGACCGAGCCCGACCAGATGTTGGGATGGATGACGGTCTACGGCGGCCAGGTGCGTCTGTTGGACATGCTGCTTGGCGTGCTGGTCGATTCGATCACCGCCAGCCCTGGGGGGGACGAAACGCTGCTGATCGTGACTGGCACCGGCGGCATGTCGCTGGGTGAAAACGATCGTTTTGGACTGCCAACCGACGACTATCGCAGCGCTGCGCTGCATGTCCCCCTGATCCTCCGCATCCCCCGCCAGGATCCATTGCGCTCGCTGCGGATCTGCCAACCGTGGGAAATTGCCAGCACGATCGACGGTTGGCTGCAGCAGATGCCCCAAGGACTGTTGACCGACGCAACGCCCGCCGGATGGACCGATGCTCAATCCCCCGTCAACTGGGCCCTCGCAACCGACGCCGATGGTGCGGTGGCAAGCTTCCAAACCCCCTGGTGGAACCTATGTGGTTCGGGAACCGAGGCCGGCCTGTTTCGCAAACCGGACGATCGATTTGATAGCAACGATATCGCGTCGCGAGTCCCTGAGGTTGCGGAGCTTTTACGCGACCAAGCGGAACTCGCGCTGCAATCGTTGCAGACACAGGCCCCCCGCCACGAACTCTCCCCCAACGTCGTATCGGGCCACTGGTAGACCGCCAATCGCTGGCGTTATTGCTCCCAACGCGGCCCCTCGACGATTCTCGCGGGCACATCTCCCGCCCGCCGACCGATGGCAAGCTTTGCCGCCTAGGTAAACCTTGCGTTATTCCCAGATTCTATCGATTGCAGCAACTTTGCCGCCGATATCAGATCTAGCTAACCAAACGGAGTTGGCATAGATCCGGGGGGGGACAATCCATTGAATATCGCAATCTCTAAGTTGGCAGCGCGGCTGTTGCAATCATCGCTGCTGGCGGCATTTCTCGTAGGCCAATCGTACGCCGCAGATCAACACGTGGTCTTCGCGACACAAGAACCCTTCGCTGAAAAAGCTGGCGCAACGCCGGCGATCGCCGTTGTCGATTACGCCGAAACCGAGCGTTTCGAAGCCGCACTGCTTAGTCCGAACTGCGACACCTGCGGCGAGACCTCGTGTGGGTGCGACTCCACGCTCGGTTGCGACAGCCTGTACGGGCCAACATGCGGTACCGACGCCGCCTGCCTAGCGAACGGCCTGGGATGCGGAAACGGATGGTTACAAGCAGAGTATTTGATGTGGTGGTCGGCCGGGATGCCTACGCCCGCCCTGCTAGCCCGAGCAAGCGAACAGAATCCGGCAGTTGGCACGCCGCTGGTCGGCGGATCGGCTGGCGATTTGCTGGAAGGAATGCGTTCGGGCTTGCGGGTCCGCGGTGGTACATGGCTGGACAATTGCCAAACCGTGGGGATCGAATTCGAGTATCTGTTCCTCGACACGATCGACGAATTCCACAGCGTTGGTGACAACGGCACGGCGGGATCCGCCGTTTACACACGCCCGTTTTTCAACGTCCTGACGAATCAGCCCGATGCCGAACTGGTCTCGTTCCCCGGCGTGCTTCGCGGCACCGCCAGCGTCCAAGCCGAAGGGGACTTCCAATCCGCCGGTGTGCGATTGGTTTGGAATCAGTGCCAACAATGCTGCGAAGGATGTGGCCCCTGCGGTCCGATCGTCAACAAGTCCCGTTTCGATCTGCTGATCGGATACCGCTATGCATCCCTAGACGAGAACCTATTGATCCGCGAGAACCTGCAAGAGGTGACGCCGCCGGAAACAACGTTCGACATCTTCGATCAATTCACCACCACCAACCGCTTCAACGGTGGCGAACTGGGTGTCCGATGGCAGGAACAATACCAACGATTCAGCCTCGAGATGCTGGGCAAACTAGCCTTCGGCTCGAACCGCCAAACCGTTCAGATCTCCGGCCGCACCCTGGCGACCGACGGCATCGATGTCGTCGATGCCCCCGGCGGCCTGCTGGCCCAAACGTCGAACATCGGCACCTACACACGGAACCGATTCGCATTGATTCCCGAACTGGGAGCCACGGTGGGGTACGCCTTCCGCCCCAACTGGAAAGCCACGCTCGGATATTCGATCATCTACTGGGATCGCGTCGTTCGTCCAGGCGACCAGATCGACACCTCGGTCAACCCGAACCTACTGCCACCAGCGACCAACACAGCGACCGAACCGCTGCGTCCGGAGTTCCAGTGGCAAGAGAACGGTTTCTGGACCCAAGGCATCAGCTTTGGCCTGGCCTACAACCGATAGCTCTCCTAAACGCCCCCGTTGCGGGCGGCGCGTGTTGACGCGATCGATGCACCGAATCCCGAAGGGAGCGCAGATGGTAGCCGGAGGTCGCCCGCCCAGCGGCGCACCTCCGGAATACGAGGCCCACGCGCACGCCGCTCCCGCAGGGAGCCCAGATGGTAGCCGGAGGTCGTCGCGCAGCGGCGCACCTCCGGAACAAGACGCCTAACACGCGCGATGCTCCCGAAGGGAGCGCAGACCGATGTGCGCCCCCGTCGGGGGCGGCCTTCGATTTCGCGATTCGGTTACCGGTGGTGTTCGCTACGCTCAAACCACCGGCTACCTTCTGGGGCCGCGTTGCGGTCCGCGATCGATGCGCACCCAATCCCGCAGGGAGCGCAGATCGTTGCGTGCCCAATCAGGGAAGGGCCATCGATCGACTCATACGATTCGGCTAAAGCCTCTAGTCCAGCACCTCCACCAGATGCATGACATCTGACCGTCCGCCGACGCAGACAGACCGGCTTCCTCGGGAAAAGATTGGGGTTCTGATCCCCCATCGACCTGGTATAATGTCCTCCCAGCACCCCCACCTTCACACCTCGCGCCCCCGACGATGCGATATGCGATTCTCCCACAGCTGCCTGCCTTGGCTCGCTTCCGTAACCCTGCTTTTGTCGATCGCGATCCAGCCGATTTGCCAAGCCGCCGACAATAGCGGGCAACCGATCCTCGGATGGTCCTTCGATCAACAGCCTCCCGGCACGATCGTCGGCAAAGCGAACCTAGAACCATGGGGCCCCGCGGCTCCCGAGTTCCCCGACTTTGCCAAGGAGAACCAGGCGCTGTCGTTGAACGCTCCGGCCTACATCCGCCTTGAAGATACCAAGGAGGACGACCGCTACGATTTTGACAACGGCGACTGGATCTCGGTCGAAGCATGGGTGAATCTCTATTCGATCGTCCAGCACGCCTACATCATCGGCAAAGGGCGAACCGGGCGCAGCGGTTTCGAATCCGACAACCAAAACTGGGCCGTGCGGTTGAGCAATCACCGTGGCGAAGCGTGCGTGAACTTCTTGTTCCGTAGCCGCGCCGACGAAGCTGGCCCCGCCGATTGGCATCGCTGGACGTCGTCCAAAGGCTTCGCTCCGGGAAGCGGCTGGCATCACATCGCAGTCTCCTACCAGTTTGGCAAGCCAGAGACGATCCAAGGTTTCGTCGATGGCAAGCCCGTCAAAGGTGCCTGGGATATGGGAGGTCCGACCAAGCGAGCCCCCGTCGTCGATGAAGACGAGGTCTGGATCGGGTCGTCGATGAAGGGAGCCCGCAGTTGTTCGTTCAACGGCGAGATCGATGAACTGAAGCTGTACCGAAACGAACTGCCCAGCGAACTGATCGCGTCGCGCTACAAATACGTTCCGCAACCGATCAAAAAGCCGGAGGTCCCCGAAGGCAAGGTCCTCGTCCAACTGCTGGGCCCCACGGCGACCTTCGATTCGATCCCGCGACGAATGGACGAACCGCAACTGGAATGGCACCAGGACTCGCTCGCGTTCTCCCAGCTCCCCTACAAATACGATGACTGGGGCATCCGCGACGATTGGACTGAAGGCAATCAAAAGTCGATGGTCGTCCGCGCATGGACCGAATTGACACTGCCGCCGGGCGACTACCAACTGCTGGTTCGATCGCGCGGCTACTCGCGGCTGAAGATCGACGACCAAGATGTCGTCACGACGCCGCGGCAACCAAACCGAGCCGGTGCTCACCACGTGGTCGATCCGCTGCCGAAGGTTCCCGTGCCGGGAATGCGTCCGCACTTCATGAGCGATTCCGAACGGATCGTCGACTTCCACAGCGACGGCAAAACGCACCAGATCCTGTTTGAAGCGATCGTTGGCGGGCCGCGATATCGGCTGGAGTTTGGCGAATCGTGCATCGCGATCGCTCGTCCCGGCGAGATGTTCGAAATCATTGGCCCAGGCAAAACGTACCCGCTGACCGACGAGGGCTGGTTGGCCTTTGCCGCCGACCACAAACAATTGGTCGGCGACATGAACCACAAGCACCGCCGCGCGGCAAACCAGATCCAATCCGATTATTGGCAGCAGCGACACGAATACGCGTTGCAGAATCTGATCGAAGAACCCGAATCGCGGGAGATCGACACGCTGATCGCTGCGAAGATCGACGCCGTCAACGCCGAGCGTCAATCCGCATCTGCGGCGACCGCATCGGACACCTTCTATCGCGAGCGGATCCAACCGATCCTGGCATCCCACTGCGCTCGCTGTCACAGCGAAAAGCGGCAGGGAGAACTGAGCGTTGTCGATCGCCAATCGCTGCTCGAAGGTGGCGAATCGGGCGATCCAGCCGTCGTGCCGGGCGATCCCGATGCCAGCTATCTAATCGATCTGATCTCCGCCGATGCCGACGACTACCGCATGCCGCCCAAGGGTGACGGGCTGAGCGACGACGAGATCGCGGCGGTTCGCCAATGGATCACCGACGGCGCCACGATGACTCAGACGCCCAAACCGCCCGTCGAACTTACCGACAACGTCGACGATTACACCTTTTTGCGTCGCGTCTCGATCGACACGATCGGGCTCTCGCCGACGCTCGAAGAGATCGACAAGTTCTTCAGCGACGATCCCGCCACGCGCCGCGACAACGCGATCGATCGCTTGCTGAACGATCCCCGCTGGGCGGAAAACTGGGTCGGCTACTGGCAGGACGTGTTCGCCGAAAACCCGAACCTGCTGAAACCAACACTTAACAACACCGGACCTTTCCGGTTCTGGATCCTCGAGGCGTTGCAGGACAACAAGCCGATCGATCGGTTTGCCACCGAGTTGATGATGATGCGGGGCAGCCAATGGTACGGCGGTTCAGCTGGCTTTTCGATCGCCTCGCAAAACGACGTGCCGATGGCTGCCAAAGCCCACGTGATCGGGACCGCCTTCATGGGCGTCGAAATGAAATGCGCCCGATGCCACGATGCCCCTTACCATTCGTGGAAGCAGGGGGATCTGTTCCAGATGGCGGCGATGCTCAGTCGCAAATCGATCAAGCTG
Above is a genomic segment from Rosistilla ulvae containing:
- a CDS encoding DUF1553 domain-containing protein, with the translated sequence MRFSHSCLPWLASVTLLLSIAIQPICQAADNSGQPILGWSFDQQPPGTIVGKANLEPWGPAAPEFPDFAKENQALSLNAPAYIRLEDTKEDDRYDFDNGDWISVEAWVNLYSIVQHAYIIGKGRTGRSGFESDNQNWAVRLSNHRGEACVNFLFRSRADEAGPADWHRWTSSKGFAPGSGWHHIAVSYQFGKPETIQGFVDGKPVKGAWDMGGPTKRAPVVDEDEVWIGSSMKGARSCSFNGEIDELKLYRNELPSELIASRYKYVPQPIKKPEVPEGKVLVQLLGPTATFDSIPRRMDEPQLEWHQDSLAFSQLPYKYDDWGIRDDWTEGNQKSMVVRAWTELTLPPGDYQLLVRSRGYSRLKIDDQDVVTTPRQPNRAGAHHVVDPLPKVPVPGMRPHFMSDSERIVDFHSDGKTHQILFEAIVGGPRYRLEFGESCIAIARPGEMFEIIGPGKTYPLTDEGWLAFAADHKQLVGDMNHKHRRAANQIQSDYWQQRHEYALQNLIEEPESREIDTLIAAKIDAVNAERQSASAATASDTFYRERIQPILASHCARCHSEKRQGELSVVDRQSLLEGGESGDPAVVPGDPDASYLIDLISADADDYRMPPKGDGLSDDEIAAVRQWITDGATMTQTPKPPVELTDNVDDYTFLRRVSIDTIGLSPTLEEIDKFFSDDPATRRDNAIDRLLNDPRWAENWVGYWQDVFAENPNLLKPTLNNTGPFRFWILEALQDNKPIDRFATELMMMRGSQWYGGSAGFSIASQNDVPMAAKAHVIGTAFMGVEMKCARCHDAPYHSWKQGDLFQMAAMLSRKSIKLPESSTVPAAFFEKQARKSLIEVTLKPGSTVRPEWPFASLSSDSAAGIVQDSADSRQVLAAQVTASRRFAEVIANRIWTRLMGAGIVQPVDDWEGNPPSDPALLSALADRLIQSGYDQKELQRAILSSDAYQRAAIPTDGEQRLFAGPYRRRMSAEQIVDTSLHAVGQTMRTEQLTMDVEGTLPPNTFVNFGFPKRSWEFTTLANERDRPSLALPRAQAIIDVLKAFGWRNSRPEPISQREETPNLIQPGVLANATFGTWLTRLSDHSELTQLALQDQDLDAFIDALYLRLLTRQPTDPERAQFRELLEPGYADRLVSDIDAFAPAPPKRFRYVSWSNHLNSEANVIKVEMEAYARQGDPPTRMLTEAWRLRAEDAIWSLLNSPEMIVIP
- a CDS encoding BBP7 family outer membrane beta-barrel protein, which codes for MNIAISKLAARLLQSSLLAAFLVGQSYAADQHVVFATQEPFAEKAGATPAIAVVDYAETERFEAALLSPNCDTCGETSCGCDSTLGCDSLYGPTCGTDAACLANGLGCGNGWLQAEYLMWWSAGMPTPALLARASEQNPAVGTPLVGGSAGDLLEGMRSGLRVRGGTWLDNCQTVGIEFEYLFLDTIDEFHSVGDNGTAGSAVYTRPFFNVLTNQPDAELVSFPGVLRGTASVQAEGDFQSAGVRLVWNQCQQCCEGCGPCGPIVNKSRFDLLIGYRYASLDENLLIRENLQEVTPPETTFDIFDQFTTTNRFNGGELGVRWQEQYQRFSLEMLGKLAFGSNRQTVQISGRTLATDGIDVVDAPGGLLAQTSNIGTYTRNRFALIPELGATVGYAFRPNWKATLGYSIIYWDRVVRPGDQIDTSVNPNLLPPATNTATEPLRPEFQWQENGFWTQGISFGLAYNR
- a CDS encoding alkaline phosphatase family protein; the protein is MPPRAVVLSIDGLAPASLQPYGCSWQPTPNFNRLAATSLVFERCYADSLDPIASLCSMLSGTHSAAGASSTAPFDSTGSTLITDSPAVGDLPLAKSFENQIVVPFEVPAAACEEVEETSLANLFAAGIDAISDSTQKLCWLHASSLPRCWDAPRSLCHADDELQLPTEASPPQSFDPAATEPDQMLGWMTVYGGQVRLLDMLLGVLVDSITASPGGDETLLIVTGTGGMSLGENDRFGLPTDDYRSAALHVPLILRIPRQDPLRSLRICQPWEIASTIDGWLQQMPQGLLTDATPAGWTDAQSPVNWALATDADGAVASFQTPWWNLCGSGTEAGLFRKPDDRFDSNDIASRVPEVAELLRDQAELALQSLQTQAPRHELSPNVVSGHW
- the floA gene encoding flotillin-like protein FloA (flotillin-like protein involved in membrane lipid rafts), which codes for MGFVVFCLFFGLIAAFFGLRYGKLWFQAWMSGADVSITSLLRMHFCKVHASTIVTAKVMAAQAGLDISPRSGISTRRLEAHYLAGGNVMNIINAIIAAHRANIPLVFDQAAAIDLAGRDVLDAVRTSVYPKVIDCPDPKRSGKTTLSAISMDGVELRVRARVTVRTNLEQLIGGATEETIIARVGESIISSLGSSKSHSMVLENPDLITRAVLSRGLDAHTAFEIVSIDIADIDVGENIGARLQADQAEADTRVARANAERRRAEAVAVEQENKAKVAENRARLVLSEAEVPQAMAEAFRGGRITVGESNGRI